CGACACCGCTCACCCGGATTTCCTGTCCGCCGACATTCACAACACGCATTGCCTGCTTGGGAACCGTATCGGTCGTCATCATTCCTCGCGCCGCATTCAGAAAGGCTTCTGAATCCGCCCCCAGTTGTTCGATCGCTGCCGGTATTCCGGCTTCAATTGGAGTACGAGGCAGAAAGCGTCCAATGATCCCCGTCGAACAGACCAGCACGTCTTCCGCAGCAACAGCCAAACCGTCGGCCACCAGGCCGGTCATCCATTTTGCATCTTCAATTCCCCGCTCCCCGGTACAGGCATTCGCATTGCCTGAGTTGATCACAACCGCGCGCAGCGAATCGCCGGGCACCCGTTCGCGGGAAACTTTCACCGGGGCACCGCACACCTGATTTTTCGTAAACACGCCCGCTCCGGCACAAGGCACATCTGAGACAAACAGTGATAAATCAAAGGTCGTTTTTTTTTCTTTGATACCACAGGCCAGGCCGGCGGAACGAAATCCCTGGGGTAAAATCATGTCAGCAGTCAACTGCTTCTCCTCAGCGTAATAAATAGTTTCAGACGATCAGGCCCGTTGTTTCCGGGTAACCGGCCATCAGATTGAAATTCTGGACGGCAACACCGGCTGCCCCCTTGATCAAATTATCGATGGCTGAGAACACAATCAATTGATCGCCGGCAAATTGCACCGAAATATCACAGTAATTGGTACCCGAAACATTCTTCGTCGCCGGGATCGCATCAATAATTCGGACGAACGACTTGCCTTCATAAAAAGACCGATAGACGTCCAGCAGTTCTTCGCGGCTGGCGGGTTTCGTCAGACGGGGATACATGGTCGCCAGTATCCCCCGGTTCATCGGCGTCAGGTGAGGCGTGAACGTCACCTTCACTTCTTCCCCGCCAACGGTGGTCAGTACTTCTTCAATCTCCGGCGTATGGCGATGGGTGCCAACTCCATACGCGGTGATACTTTCATTGCATTCGGGATAGAGAGTTCCCAGCTTCGGATTCCGGCCGGCACCACTCACACCACTCTTGGCGTCAATAATAATCCCCGTCGGCTCAATCAGGCCGGCGGCCATCAACGGCGCCAGCCCCAGAATCGCCGTGCTTGTATAACAGCCAGGGTTGGCAATCAGATCGGCGTCCGGTATTCTGTCCGCCCACAGCTCGGGCAGGCCATACACGGTACTTCCCAGTCGCGTGGGATCGATGTGCACATGATGATACCATTTTTCATAGACGGCAGGATCACTCAACCGGTAGTCAGCACTCAGATCCACCACCCGGCAGCCTTCTGCCAGCAGGTCCGGAATGACTTCCATGCTGGCCACATGCGGCAGTGCACAGAATACGAAATCGGAACGTTCGGCAATCTCGGCTGGCGCCAGTGCCTCACAGCACAGATCCAGGCGTCCCGTCAAACAGGGATGGATCTCGCTGATATGCGGCGACTCTTCGGAACGAGAGGTCAATGCCACGATTTCAACATCTGGATTTCGCAGCAGAATTTTGATGAGTTCCAGAGCCGCATAACCGGTGGCTCCCATGATGGCAACTTTTGTCATTATTTCCTGATCCGACTAAATTTCTCTGCAGAGCCGTCATCTGATCGACTTCTGCTAATTAAAAGATTCAAAACGTACATTCTAAGCCCGATTACGATGACGACAAGGAACTGCTCAGAAAGGATTGCCCGCTTTATCCAGATTCTGTTCTGCCAACACTGGTAAAGCTTTAGACACGGAAAAAGAATTCAGCTCAATCTGCTGAGCTGATTCACAGCATCCGAACGCGTCATCACCCTGATTTTATAATGGTTGTTTAGAATCAACAAAGTCAACACTCACACCGAGTTTGACCGTGATTCTTTCAAATTAAGCGGCAAAAACAATTCGGTTTCCTTTGCAAAAACGGGGGGAAACATCACAATAAAATCATTGATTCAGGTCGTTTTTCGACAGTCATTCAATTTGCCTGTGTTCCAGAGCCCTTCACAGGATGATGCTTTCGGTGAGGTCGTCATCAGGGTTGCCAAAGAACATGCGCCAGTTCAACACGAATAAAGAAGAGGAAAGAATGTCTAACGTTGCCAAATTAGCCGCCGATGCGCTGACTGAAGGTGGTGGAATTTTTCGTTTGTCGCCAACCTGGGTTCCCCGATCATTTCTGCAGCCTGGTCGTCGCCTGAAACTGCACCCCAATGATTACTATGCATTAGGTACCCACCGTGGGGGGATCGATGAACGCTGGTTTGGCTCTACCACTGTCGCTGCCAACGAAGGCGCTCCCGATGATGAAGGTTTAAGCTACTGTGTGTTCGGCGGTGAAAAATTCACTCTGCGGGACGCTATCAGCGAACTGGGAGCCGAAATCATCGGCGATACCATCTGGGGTAAGTACAACCGCTGGCCCGTCTATTCCAAATTCTTCGATAACATGGGACCGATTCCTCACCACATGCACCAGAACGCCGAACAGGCTGCCAAAGTTGGCCAGGAAGGCAAACCGGAATCGTACTACTTCCCACCCCAGATGAACGCCATCGGGAATAACTTCCCGTACACATTCATGGGGCTGGAACCCGGCACCACCAAACAGGATGTGATTGACTGTCTGGACCGCTGGAACGACGGTGATAACGGCATTCTCGATCTCTCCAAAGCCTATCGCCTCAAACCGGGTACCGGCTGGCTGATTCCTCCCTGCGTACTGCACGCTCCCGGAAGTCTCGTCACCTACGAACCACAGTGGGGTAGTGACGTGTTCGGCATGTACCAGTCAATGGTCGAAGGCCGCGCGGTTCCCCGCTCTCTGCTGACGAAAGATTTCCCCGAAGACAAGCACGACGATAACGAATATCTCGTCGAAGCCCTCGACTGGGAAGCCAACGTCGATCCCAACTTCAAGGACAATAACTACCTCGAACCCATCGCGATTGGTGATACTGCTGCCGACGGGTATGTCGATCGCTGGATCGTGTACGGTAAAGTCAAAGGCGAACAGCTCTTTACTGCCAAGGAACTGACCGTTGATCCCGGCGCCAAAGTCACCATCAAAGACACCGGCGCTTACAGCTGGATTACAGTTCAGGGTGAAGGCTCCATCGGCAATCTGCGACTGCAGACGCCTGCCATGATTCGCTTCGGCGAAATGACCGAAGATGAGGTCTTCGTGACAGAAAAAACCGCTCAGGCTGGTGTCACAATTGAGAATACTGGCAGTGAACCTTTGGTTTCACTCCGCTACTTCGGCCCCGATGCCTGCCCGAGTGCACCCAACATCGGTGATTACCGTAAATAAAACCGATCCATCACACAGGAACTGCCCGAACTCTCGGGCAGTTTTCTTTTTGATCTCTCAACTCCTGCTAACATGAAGGACCATCTCATGAGTGATAACGCAGCTAACACCTTACCCAAACTTCATAACGCTGCCTGGCCGGGAGTAGTCGGTAAAGGCCCTGATTCTGAACCTCCTATCGACCTGGACACAATGCTCGACCTGACCGCCGCCGCGGAAGTCGATGGCATCAAATTTGACGGGACAGATCTGTTCCTGTTCGATCCTCACGTCAGCATCGACTCCACCGACGATGATTTGAAACAACTGGCCGAAAAAGTCCAGAGCCGCAACCTGGTGATCGGTTCCGTCGTGGCTCCTGTCTGGCCTCCCACAGGAGGTGGCTCCGCCATGGGGAGCGCCGAAGAACGCGGACAGTTCCTCGAACAGGTACTCAAAGGCTGTACCATTGCTAAAAAACTGCGTGAACTGGGCGTCCGTCCTTATGGCGTTGTGCGTCTTGACTCTGCAGCCGGTGTCGGCGACTGGGTTGGCGATCCGGAAGGCAATCAGGCCAAAATCGCCGAGACTTTCAAACAGGCCGCCGACATTGCCGCCGATCATGGCGAACGCCTCGCCGCTGAAGGCGAAATCTGCTGGGGTGGTATGCACAGCTGGAAACGCATGGTGCAACTGCTGGAAATGGTGGATCGTCCCGACACACTCGGTTTCCAGGCAGACATGTCGCACACCCTGCTCTACCTGATGGGATATAACGCCCCTGAAGACCGTCTGCTCCCCGAGGACTTCGACTGGAATGACGAAGCGACTTTTGACGCCGCTTATAAAACCCTGACCGACGCCCTGCGTCCCTGGACGATTGATTTCCACGTCGCCCAGAATGACGGCACCGTGCACGGCACCGGTTCACACGATAAGACCGGCCGCCACTGCCTGCCGAAAGACCCCAACGGAAAGCTCGATATCGTCAAACGGGCCGGTTACTGGCTCAAAGATGAAAGCGGCAATCCCACGAAGCAATTCGAACACATCTGCTGGGATGGCTGCATGTTCTCCAACGAAATCATGATGAGCCCGCAGACCTGGAATGATATTCTGGAAGCCATGATTAATGTCAGAAAAGCCCACGGCTGGTCCTGATCCTGCTTAAATTTATTTCAATCTCAACCTGTATTTTTATATTGAAGGAGTCACACCAATGAGCAAGCCCGTACGTGTCGGCCTGATCGGCTACGGATTCATGGGACGTACCCACTCCAATGCTTATAGACAAGTCGGAAAATTTTTCGATATCGAACACACGCCTGTCCTGCAGGCCTGCTGTGCCCGCAGCGAAGACAAGATCAAAGACTTCGCTGACAACTGGGGCTGGGAGTCCTACGAAACCGACTGGCGCAAGCTGATCGAACGTGATGACATCGACCTGATCGATATCACGACCCCCAACAACTCCCATCACGATATCGCCATTGCCGCTGCCGAAGCCGGTAAAATGGTGCTCTGCGAAAAACCGCTGGCCATGAACACCGCAGAAGCAGTCGCGATGACAGACGCCATCGAAAAAGCAGGCGTCGCGAACATGGTCTGGTTCAACTACCGCCGTGTCCCTGCCATTACACTGGCCAAGCAACTCGTCGATGAAAAACGCATCGGGCGACCCTTCCACTACCGGGCCCAGTACCTGCAGGACTGGACGATCGCTGAAGACGTTCCCCAGGGGGGTGCGACACTCTGGCGTCTGGACGCGAAAGTCGCGGGGAGCGGCGTGACAGGCGACCTGCTGGCACATTCGATCGATTCGGCGATCTGGCTCAACGGGCCGATCACTTCGGTCTCCGCCGCCACAGAAACCTTTATCAAAGAACGCGTTCACCAGGAAACCGGCGAAAAGACGAAAGTCGAAATTGACGACGCCTGCATGTTTCTGGCGCGCTTCGCCAATGGCTCGATGGGTACTTTTGAAAGCTCCCGCTACGCCCGCGGACGCAAAAACTTCAATACGTTCGAATTGAACGGCGAAGACGGCTCTGTCTTCTTCGATCTGGAAGATCCGCAGATCCTGCAGTATTTCGAATACGCTAACCCCACCACCGGTAAGAAAGTCGAAGACCATATCACCGGCTGGCGGCGGATTCACGTCACCAACTTCGAGCATCCTTACATGGATCACTGGTGGGTTCCCGGTTGTACCATCGGATACGAACACACATTTACCAACGCTTTGGCAGACTTCTTCCAGGGACTCGATACCGGTAAACCAACCCAGCCGGACTTCCGTGCGGCACTGGAAACGCAGAAAGTCTGTGACGCCGTTCTGCAAAGTGCGAAAGACAAGCAATGGGTTGAAATAGCATAGCATTGCGGGCACGTTTTCTGTTATAATGCCTGCATAACAAGTCTTTGTAAAAACGGGTGGCACTCCGCGTCGCCCGTTTTTGCTATATACTGAATCTAAAAACTGAAGTTATCACGAATCGGGAGTCAAAAAGATGGACCGTCATCCAATCACACAAGAAGGGTACGACAAACTGCGCGAAGAAATTCGTTATCTCGAAAGCGAAAGAATGCCTGAGATCGCAGAAAGTATCGCAGAAGCCCGTGCGGAAGGTGATTTGAAAGAAAATACCGAATACCACGCCCAGCGGGAAGCACAGGGGATGACGCAGGCGAAAATTAACCAGTTGAAATCCAAACTGGCCAATTGTTATATCGCCGATAAATCTACGATGCCTAAAGGGGTCGTTACCTTTGGCTCAATCGTGACCGTAAAAAACCTGGATGACGGACTGGATGAGAAATACGAGTTCGTAGGACCGGGCGAAGAAGACTACATGGGTGAAGTCATGAAGATTCTCACATCCAGCCCACTCGCAGAAGGCCTGCTCAACAAAAAAGTGGGAGACAAAGTCGAAGTGGCAGTGCCTTCAGGCACACTCCGATTCGAAGTACTGGAGATTGAAGACTGATTTCATTTCAGGACGGAAAAAACAAAAGCGGCATGAGAATGTTCTCATGCCGCTTTTTTTATATCGTTTCGCTCCAGACAGCTGAAAGAAAGTCGTCAGACATCCGGTCAGTTTCGAGTCCCGCAGAAAAAAGGTGAAGCATCTCAGTTTCCCACAACCAGAGGCCCACGTGCCCCGCAGATGCTTCAATCGATCTGCAACAGGCTATTTGGCCTGAACCAGTACTCGATTCATCAGTGGAATCGAGGGTGCAAATGTCTGCACGGTCTGTGTCACCAGCTGCTTCAAGTAGTAACTGGAGCTGACTCCGTACACGGTAATTCCTGCATGATCACAGCGAACTTTGACATTCTGGACCTGACGATGCGTGCCTGACAGAATCTCTGACTCCAGCTTGGCAGGAGCAGGACAGGTATCCCAGGCTGCGGTGAACCGCTGGGCAACTTCCCGGGGAGGCGTGCTTTCTACACGCTCCATAAGAGCTTCTGCTGTGATTGTTTCTTCTGCAACGGGACGCTCTGGCTTTTGTAAAATTTGCAAAGACATTGCAATCATCCAACTTAAAAAAAGTGTGTCGACTTTGTTTGGTACTGTTTTCAGGACAGTCGCGAATCATGTGCCGAAAAGAAAACTGTTCCCAAAAAACAGCAACCACGAGACGCTGACAGTGATACGCGATCCTCGTATCTGTTTCAACACACAACACTTAATCAATTCAACTTTGAACCGAATCTTAACCCGCTGCAAATATGATTGCCGGTATTTTAAGTGACCGTGTGCGTCGTTTTTTTGCGACTACTCTGAGGGATGCACAAAAAGTGTGCGAACATCTGCAGCAGCGCCCGCCAACAAGTAACCCCGCCTCGAACCAGAGCCTGAAATCAGGTAAATCAGCCATAGTCGCCTGCCTTCAAAAGTTGATCAATGAACTACTTCTAATCGCCGATCCAGGCCGTGATATCCCGAACCACTTCCGCTGCCACATTGCCGGGAATCATGTCTTCTGCGGGAGGTCCCGGCCCCTCACCCGCCATAAAGAGGAGGTTCAGTTTCGGTTAGGAGATGAACCTGACATCCTTCCGGCTCCCGAGACTGTGTCCAGTTTTCCTGTAGCGTCTCCAGGGCCATTTGGACCGAGTATAATAGATTGTGAGACGCTATGGTTAAATGTAATGCGCACCAGAGCCTGTTTCCACTTTGTGAAGTCATCCATCGTCACTTGATAATCCCGCTCCCCCTGTAGAATCAGAAACGGGATCTGAAGCAATCTGGCGCTGTCTGCAGCGTCATAGCCTCTCACAGCCAGATAAAGCCAGATGTAGTTGCTCAGCGGACGTATCAGGGCCCAGCCTGGAAGATCGTACCCGTAGAACCTGTCCTGCCAGTTTGAGATATTCTCTGCTGGCTTTCGACAGGAATCTCGCTGTTGAAGTGTGGACACTCTGCCTGCACTCCCTCTGGAGCAGCTTTCCCGGCCCAGGGCAACCGCGGGCCTCCTCAGCCTTCTCGGAGGCAGTAGTGATCAAACCGGTTGTGACATAGAGCAAGACTCCAAACAGGGTCCTTCGCCTCATGTCATCAGTCCACCTGTTCACAGAACCGGATCGAACGAAACATTCTGCCTTAGCGCAAGGAAAGGGTCTTCAGTCAATTGCCTGAAGACCCTTTTCTATCGAAAACATAACGATTCGCAACGTGAAAAAAAGACACTGCGAAATCGATGATTTTAAGCAAGAAGTCCCTGCAGCAGGTTTTCTCCTGGACCGTGATCATAACAATCACTGTTATTCCAGAGTGGAAGACCAGCAGCATAGCGTGCAGCCAGCATCAGAACTTTCTGTTCTGAACCGGGCTTTGCCTGTGTTGCTTCGTCTGGGTTAATGCCCATTTCACGGTACTCTTCTTCACCGAACAAAGCATCGAAGTTGGGATCGTACCCTTCACCAGAAAAATTCTGGTAATCACCATCTTCGTAGCTGACCAATGACTGATCATCTTCAAGTTCGTATGAAAGAGTCTCAACGTCATCCGTACCCATCAAAAATGCCGACATTCTCTTCTTCTTTCTCCAACAACAATTACAAAAGTCCAGAATCTCCACCCAAACTATATGAGTGGACAAACCTTCTACGTGGAACAAAACAATCAGTCATCTCTACCAAACCGAGAAATTCAATCGCTCGTAGCGTACGCATCCATTGCGTTATTTGGGAGATTGAAAGCAACACCCTCCAAGGGTGTGGGAAGTTTTTTCAGGTGGGAAACTCTTCTAAATTAGTGGTTAAAAAACATCCCGAGTTTTTTTGGCTGCAGTTGAAAACCGCAAGAGAGGACACCTATTAGGTATCCCCTGTTTCTAGGACAATTCTTTAGTTTTTATGGTAAAATGTCAACAAGATTTTTGACATTTTTGCAAACTACTCTGAAATCGAATCCCTCAACAGGCAACTCCCCCCTGAGATACAGACTTCATCCTCTGTTTCGGCTGAATCTGCTGGATTTTGATGAATCAAAACCACATGGTGACTCCTTTCAACAGTAGCACTCGTTCACAATTCAGGGGCGATGGATACCATATCGTTTCAGTTTTCGATCCAGAGTGGAGCGCTCGATTCCGAGAATTTGTGCCGACCGCGATTTATTCCAGTTGGTATTATTCAGCACCGCCAGAATATGCTCCTGCTCCACGATCTCCAGTGAGACTTCCCGAAACCGGGAATGTGCCGCGGGGAGCACATTTTGGGGGTCACTCTCCATTCCCACAGCGGACAACTGGATATCCGAAGCATCCAGGATGTCGCTGGTACACAATATGAAAGCCCGCTCGATCGTATTCTGCAGTTCGCGGACATTACCCGGCCAGTGATACGCTTCCAGCAGTTCCTTCGCTTCCTCGGTGAAACCACGAATCGGCCGGCCTGTTTTAACCACAAAACGATTCAGAAAATAATCCGCCAGCAGCAGGATGTCATCCGCACGTATACGTAGCGGGTCCACACTGACCTCCACCACGTGCAGTCGAAAATAAAGATCCTGCCGAAATATTCCTTTGGCGACGGCTTTTTCCATATCCCGGTTTGTTGCAG
The sequence above is a segment of the Gimesia algae genome. Coding sequences within it:
- the argC gene encoding N-acetyl-gamma-glutamyl-phosphate reductase, which codes for MTKVAIMGATGYAALELIKILLRNPDVEIVALTSRSEESPHISEIHPCLTGRLDLCCEALAPAEIAERSDFVFCALPHVASMEVIPDLLAEGCRVVDLSADYRLSDPAVYEKWYHHVHIDPTRLGSTVYGLPELWADRIPDADLIANPGCYTSTAILGLAPLMAAGLIEPTGIIIDAKSGVSGAGRNPKLGTLYPECNESITAYGVGTHRHTPEIEEVLTTVGGEEVKVTFTPHLTPMNRGILATMYPRLTKPASREELLDVYRSFYEGKSFVRIIDAIPATKNVSGTNYCDISVQFAGDQLIVFSAIDNLIKGAAGVAVQNFNLMAGYPETTGLIV
- a CDS encoding Gfo/Idh/MocA family protein, with the protein product MSKPVRVGLIGYGFMGRTHSNAYRQVGKFFDIEHTPVLQACCARSEDKIKDFADNWGWESYETDWRKLIERDDIDLIDITTPNNSHHDIAIAAAEAGKMVLCEKPLAMNTAEAVAMTDAIEKAGVANMVWFNYRRVPAITLAKQLVDEKRIGRPFHYRAQYLQDWTIAEDVPQGGATLWRLDAKVAGSGVTGDLLAHSIDSAIWLNGPITSVSAATETFIKERVHQETGEKTKVEIDDACMFLARFANGSMGTFESSRYARGRKNFNTFELNGEDGSVFFDLEDPQILQYFEYANPTTGKKVEDHITGWRRIHVTNFEHPYMDHWWVPGCTIGYEHTFTNALADFFQGLDTGKPTQPDFRAALETQKVCDAVLQSAKDKQWVEIA
- a CDS encoding cupin domain-containing protein, producing MSNVAKLAADALTEGGGIFRLSPTWVPRSFLQPGRRLKLHPNDYYALGTHRGGIDERWFGSTTVAANEGAPDDEGLSYCVFGGEKFTLRDAISELGAEIIGDTIWGKYNRWPVYSKFFDNMGPIPHHMHQNAEQAAKVGQEGKPESYYFPPQMNAIGNNFPYTFMGLEPGTTKQDVIDCLDRWNDGDNGILDLSKAYRLKPGTGWLIPPCVLHAPGSLVTYEPQWGSDVFGMYQSMVEGRAVPRSLLTKDFPEDKHDDNEYLVEALDWEANVDPNFKDNNYLEPIAIGDTAADGYVDRWIVYGKVKGEQLFTAKELTVDPGAKVTIKDTGAYSWITVQGEGSIGNLRLQTPAMIRFGEMTEDEVFVTEKTAQAGVTIENTGSEPLVSLRYFGPDACPSAPNIGDYRK
- the greA gene encoding transcription elongation factor GreA, with protein sequence MDRHPITQEGYDKLREEIRYLESERMPEIAESIAEARAEGDLKENTEYHAQREAQGMTQAKINQLKSKLANCYIADKSTMPKGVVTFGSIVTVKNLDDGLDEKYEFVGPGEEDYMGEVMKILTSSPLAEGLLNKKVGDKVEVAVPSGTLRFEVLEIED
- a CDS encoding sugar phosphate isomerase/epimerase family protein, with amino-acid sequence MSDNAANTLPKLHNAAWPGVVGKGPDSEPPIDLDTMLDLTAAAEVDGIKFDGTDLFLFDPHVSIDSTDDDLKQLAEKVQSRNLVIGSVVAPVWPPTGGGSAMGSAEERGQFLEQVLKGCTIAKKLRELGVRPYGVVRLDSAAGVGDWVGDPEGNQAKIAETFKQAADIAADHGERLAAEGEICWGGMHSWKRMVQLLEMVDRPDTLGFQADMSHTLLYLMGYNAPEDRLLPEDFDWNDEATFDAAYKTLTDALRPWTIDFHVAQNDGTVHGTGSHDKTGRHCLPKDPNGKLDIVKRAGYWLKDESGNPTKQFEHICWDGCMFSNEIMMSPQTWNDILEAMINVRKAHGWS